The Chloroflexota bacterium genome contains a region encoding:
- a CDS encoding helix-turn-helix domain-containing protein encodes MPWPQKEWLTLSEVAQILGVHPSTVRIWANQGKIPVHRTNGGHRRFRRSELELWMLSRDPSHEVDIPRDFIQTLLRQVGTQMAQSEVRTLPWYRKLSDEARAQYRRRGQALAQQLWVYLTGDSTNASEEAKSLGYEYATLARRSGLTEGEALTAFLFFAGVVVDALVEVVEHSRVQSPHVWAAMMQKIKSFVTDVASSMLETYQAYDKGFPAA; translated from the coding sequence ATGCCCTGGCCTCAGAAAGAATGGCTCACCTTGAGCGAAGTGGCGCAAATTCTCGGTGTGCATCCCTCCACCGTCCGCATTTGGGCCAACCAGGGGAAAATCCCCGTCCATCGCACCAATGGCGGCCACCGCCGCTTCCGCCGCAGCGAACTGGAATTGTGGATGCTTTCCCGCGACCCTTCCCACGAAGTGGATATTCCGCGCGATTTCATCCAGACCCTTTTGCGGCAAGTAGGCACCCAAATGGCTCAAAGCGAAGTGCGCACCCTGCCGTGGTATCGCAAACTGAGTGACGAAGCACGGGCCCAATACCGCCGCCGCGGGCAGGCGCTGGCTCAGCAATTGTGGGTCTATTTGACAGGGGATAGCACCAACGCCTCTGAAGAAGCCAAGAGCCTGGGCTACGAATACGCCACCCTCGCGCGTCGCAGCGGCCTTACGGAGGGTGAAGCACTGACGGCTTTCCTCTTCTTCGCGGGCGTTGTGGTCGATGCCCTGGTCGAAGTGGTGGAACATTCCCGAGTGCAATCGCCGCATGTTTGGGCAGCAATGATGCAGAAAATCAAGTCCTTTGTCACCGATGTGGCAAGCAGCATGCTGGAAACCTACCAGGCCTACGATAAAGGTTTCCCCGCAGCCTGA
- a CDS encoding Hsp20/alpha crystallin family protein, translating to MTLYRMDPFRRMERLMDAMDRLMESSVVPVSDTRQRGVRIPLNVKADDDAFTIIAWVPGLSSDDLHIEVLEDTVVLSGEFQAPEGEGLLLQEIPAGPFKRVITLPTPLEPGKAKAEIADGVLTLHLPKAEAVRPKEIKVVAKK from the coding sequence ATGACCCTGTATCGCATGGATCCCTTCCGCCGGATGGAGCGGTTGATGGACGCGATGGACCGCCTGATGGAAAGCAGCGTGGTGCCGGTGAGCGATACCCGCCAGCGGGGCGTACGCATTCCGCTGAACGTCAAAGCCGATGACGACGCCTTCACCATCATTGCGTGGGTGCCCGGCCTGAGCAGCGACGACCTGCACATCGAGGTGCTGGAAGACACGGTGGTGCTTTCGGGCGAGTTCCAAGCGCCGGAAGGCGAAGGATTGCTGTTGCAGGAAATCCCCGCCGGTCCCTTCAAGCGTGTCATCACCCTGCCCACGCCGCTGGAACCGGGCAAAGCCAAAGCCGAAATCGCCGACGGTGTGCTCACCCTGCACCTGCCGAAAGCCGAGGCTGTGCGTCCGAAAGAAATCAAAGTCGTGGCCAAGAAATAA
- a CDS encoding class I SAM-dependent methyltransferase, whose translation MNSSPRCGPRLSMWKPCAALPAANAPAKGGKSMPKAAKLPPALYHAHHGAFAEDLSFWKGLAAESGGAVLTLGCGTGRVAVPIAAAGIPTVGVDWDAGMLNFLRRRLAPRGEGLPLRLVQADFRALPLRAAAFPLAVLPCNTYTTVPPRERRTFLQGVARVLRPGGLFAFSAPNPRLVASLPPVGEAEPETAFPHPKNGLPVQVSSGWHRMEERWRVFWHYDTLHPDGTATRQTASQTHWLPPLEAELARLKAAGLHPLAQYGDFDKTPPAADAPYWIVIARRL comes from the coding sequence ATGAACTCTTCCCCCCGCTGTGGGCCGCGCCTGAGCATGTGGAAGCCGTGCGCCGCTTTGCCAGCCGCAAACGCACCGGCTAAGGGAGGAAAATCCATGCCGAAAGCCGCCAAACTGCCCCCCGCCCTTTACCATGCCCACCACGGCGCCTTTGCCGAAGACCTTTCTTTTTGGAAGGGTCTGGCCGCCGAAAGCGGCGGGGCGGTGCTCACTTTGGGGTGCGGCACAGGGCGAGTGGCAGTGCCCATCGCCGCCGCGGGCATACCCACTGTGGGGGTGGACTGGGACGCGGGCATGTTGAACTTTCTGCGACGTCGGCTTGCGCCCCGCGGCGAGGGATTGCCTCTGAGGCTGGTACAGGCCGATTTCCGGGCATTGCCCCTCAGGGCCGCGGCGTTCCCTCTCGCCGTGCTGCCTTGCAACACCTACACCACCGTGCCACCGCGCGAGCGGCGCACATTCCTGCAAGGGGTGGCGCGGGTGCTGCGGCCAGGCGGGCTGTTTGCGTTCAGCGCCCCGAACCCGCGCCTGGTGGCTTCCCTGCCCCCCGTAGGGGAAGCCGAGCCAGAAACGGCTTTCCCTCACCCAAAAAACGGCTTGCCGGTTCAGGTGAGCAGTGGCTGGCACCGGATGGAAGAACGCTGGAGGGTGTTTTGGCACTACGACACCCTCCACCCCGATGGCACAGCCACCCGGCAGACCGCCTCTCAAACCCACTGGCTGCCCCCGCTGGAAGCCGAACTCGCCCGGCTGAAAGCCGCCGGCCTTCACCCCCTGGCCCAATATGGGGATTTCGACAAGACGCCCCCAGCCGCCGATGCGCCTTACTGGATCGTCATCGCCCGGCGTCTTTAA